CGCTGACATTACTCGGAGAATTAAATGAACCGCCTCAAAAAGCATGCCAGCCCCCCGTTCTGCAGCCATTCTGCTGCCCGCTCACAAAGGCCAGGTGTCTGTGAGGCCCCAGGTGTCTGGCACCTGGAGAGCTCTGACGATGCTGATTTCAGTGCTGAGCCAACTCGGGACCTCCTGAGGGTCTGACTCTCCCCACTCTGGCGAGTCACTTCGATTTCCCCTTGCTTTTGGTAGCAAGATAAAATAGATAAATTATACATAGGTGTCTCAAGATAAAATAGGTAagtaaaaaaagaggaaaaggtaGTGTGTGCTGTGGCAGGTTAAGAGCACGGCTTGTGCTGCCTGTTTTGAAGCTTCTTGGCTGCTCTTagaaggggaaggagctgggataCCAAAGCTTTTTCCCTTATGGGATATCCATGCAAGTCTTTCTCCTATCCCATCACTGTTTTCCATATTGACTGGtgccttcttccttctctcacTTTAGCCAAATTGAGCCAAATGAGCCCTCAGAAatcagggcagggaaggaggaggaagggatgtGGTAGACAGACAATTGCATAAGCTCCACTTCCTAAGGAAATGAGGCAAAAAGAGATTCAGACACTCTGGTTGCAGTGATAGAGAAATTTGTATTCCTGTTTcccttggcagcagcactgcactaTGGCAGGCCATCTTTTATCACTTCTCTAAGCAAAGTGCAGCTGGGACCCTGTGATAAATCTTCCCTTGGCTCAATCCCACTCCTGAAATAACTTAGAAGTGTCAGTCCGGAAAAGGACGTGCTGCATTTCTTCCCCTTATTAACTGAAATAACAGGTCTGTGACAATCTGGCCCGCTTAGAAGTGTCAACCTTTTCATGTTCCATCTGGATGTATAAACGGAGCTCTCCTACAACAATCTCACAACGTGCCAGGGAACTCACGTCTCCACTGGGTCCTCCCCAGTCCTACAGAGCACTGGAGCAAAAAACTGTTCCAGGTGCATTTGGCTTTTTGGGAGGTACATGCTGTGGCCTGGTAAGGGCCTCTGTTGAGCTCGGCTTCCCCATGAAGGGCATGACTGCAGATAAAACTTCCTGCACGAAACATGAGCACAAGGATTGCCTGAGCGAGCTGCctggaggaaaagctgaggggAAGTGGAGCCAGAGGTGCCCATGCTTGACACCGGCACAAAGAGAAGGTGTGTGGAAAGGGGGACCGATGTGACATCGCTCTGGGAAGGGAACCGTGAGCTGTGTGCCTCGTGGACTATTCCTTCCCCTTGTCCTCGCCTCACTGGGACTGCAGCGCTGTCAGCGCCGGTTTCCCCGTGGATAAGGAAAAATGGGCTGCTTTACTTGCACAGCCACCACGTACCGCCGGAATGTTAGCTTgcctttttccctgcttttccgCGATTTAACGAAATGACAGTTTTGGGGTGTGTTGGAACCCGTGTGGAGGAGTTGGGGCTGAGCGGGGCAATACCCCCACCCCGGTCACCGCCAGCACCGGAGCACGGCGggctctccaggctgggaaccccggagcagagctggctctaCACGCCATCCCTTTTCCCACTCAGAGGGAGCTCCGGGAAGGGCTCGGTTTGCTGTACGGACGGCGCTCCCCTCAGCCCGCCCCGCTGCCCTCACGGCGCCCGCTGCCTCCGCCctccccgccgtgtccccgcgcGGCCGCCGTACCGCGCGCGTGTGCGTCCCGCGCGGCGCCGTCGCTGCGCAGCGCCCGCGTaagtggcggcggcggcgggcgcggggctgagggcggcgggcgcggccgctcccgcccggcGGCTCCGGGGGCGATGCTGCGGTGGGGGCTCCGGGTCGTGAGCTGCGGCTCCTCCGCCCCGGGCAGCGCGGCGTGCGCCGGGCcgtggcggcggcggcagcgcagCGTAGGTACTGCcgggccctgccctgccccgctcTGGGAACGGGTCAGGCCGGGCGGGGCCATCGCCGCTCGCCCTGCCGGCCTTCCCAGCCGGCCCGCCGGGTGTCCCGGCAGCGCAGgccctggctgcctcctccAGGGAATGGTGAATGGCCTGGGGTGGAACAGGGGTGCTCGCTGCCTCCGACTTGTTCATGTGCTGTCGCCTTCTCCTCCCGGGGCGTGGAGCTGTCGCTTTCTGCCCGAGTTCGTGCCATTCATGCTCGTCCCATCTGCGCTTGTTTCCCCTGCAGGTTCTTACAATGGCTGAGGATTTGATAGCAGCGGTTGCCAGCCAGACAAAGAGACTCAACAGCAGCAGCGAAGTGGTTCAAAGGCTGGAAGAAAACGGGCAtcagaataaaaaattgaaGAGTGATGCGGATGAGGAAGATGCAGAGGATCAGAATAAGAAGTTGCCCAAAAGGAAGATTGTGCTGTTGATGGCATATTCAGGGAAAGGCTACCATGGCATGCAAGTATGTGGTTTGGCAAAGCATCATCTCCagcttgttttttgttttggagtcTCTTAGGTTTAGTCAGAGTGCCTGGGTGGGGAAACAGTTGAGCATTTGCAGTGTGAAAACCCAGGGCAGGAACAGTGTGTGAATGGGTTCAAATGGATCGGTAGTAACTTCATTTTAGAAGGTCAGTGGTGCATCTCTGATAATTCTAGGGACGTTGCTTTGTCATAGCACCAGACCTGCCTGTGCAGGGTGGTCTgaagcacagagctggcagcgAGAGGGTGATCCTGctccatctgctgctcctctccgTGTACTGCAAGTTCCATACACttaaaaaaacacttcagaagCTCCAGAGCATACCTGACAATCTTGCACACAGGGAAGGGAGCCTTTCATGCTTATACAACAAAGGAGGCTTTTTCACCAGCAGTAAACCTCATGCTTACAGGCACATCAGGTGAACTGAGCAAAATAACCCAATCtaatttctggaagaaaaatttgCAGAGGCTGGttttggagcagcagctgttgacttgcaggcactgggacagTATTGGTGCTGTTTCATGCAGTTGAAGGAATCATCAAGAACCTCCAGAAGTGTTGCACAGTGAAATTAGAAATGAGCCCTTATTTGCTGTAACAGTAACAGCTAACTCAGAATGATGTTTTATTAACACTGGTAAAATATAGTAAGGTTTGTTAGAGAATGGCTGCAAAGGGAAGACTTTTAGAGAATTTCACAACAatgtttgattaaaaaaatttccCTCTTCATTTATCCGCTTATTGttctatttcttatttttacttCATATGGCCTCTTAGAGAAACGTGGGATCTTCACAGTTCAAGACAATTGAGGATGACCTAGTCTCTGCCCTTGTCCAGTCAGGATGCATCCCAGAGAACCACGGGGAAGATATGAAGAAGATGTCTTTCCAGCGCTGTGCTCGAACAGATAAGGTAggttgggcagggctgtgctctcctGAACTCTGGGGTTTGCACACCTCTGCTGCTAAAGCATTGTCCAGGGGGAGATCCAGCAGCGAGCGAATGGTCCTTGAGACTTCTCCTTTTGTCCACTATTAAATTAAAGCACAAGCAAATAGACTTGTTATTCAGTTATTTCAGTTCTGCAAGTGTTATCCTAGAGCTTCCAAAGTTCATAAttatgtggggtttttgtttttttggtttttacagGGTGtgtctgcagctggacagaTTGTGTCACTGAAGGTCTGGCTAATAGATGACATCTTAGAAAAGATCAATAATCATCTTCCTTCTCACATCAGAATTCTGGGTAAGAGCACTGAAATAggcagaaaaaatgttttcaaggaAGGCTTTCTCTTGCAGAAGGTCTCTATAATTTTACTTGAAAGGGGTTTAGTTTTAACGTGCTTCTATTAGCTTGAAATTGGGGTTCTTTTGAACAAatctattttttgtttatattttgttgaaaaaaatatccttgttGGTAGGAGTGAGATCACAATCAATCTGTAACCTCCTGATTCAAAAAACTAATGTCACTTTTAAATCCAGGCCTGAAGAGAGTCACTGGGGGGTTCAACTCCAAGAACAAATGTGATGCCAGAACCTACTCTTACATGCTGCCAACATTTGCCTTTGCCCATAAGGACCATGATGTGCAGGAGGAGCTCTATCGGCTGGACAGGGAGACCCTTGAAAGGGTGAATCAGCTGCTGGCCTGCTACAAAGGGACACACAACTTCCACAACTTCACTTCACAGAAGGGCCCCAGGGACCCCAGTGCCAAGAGGTACATCATGGAGATGTTCTGTGGAGAGCCCTTCGTCAGGGAAAACGTGGAATTTGCAGTGATCCAAGTGAAAGGTCAGAGTTTCATGATGCACCAGATCAGGAAGATGATTGGGCTGGTGATAGCAATTGTGAAAGGTTATGCTGCTGAGTCCATCATGGAAcgcagctggggagaggagaaggttgacgtccccaaagccccaggacTTGGGCTGGTTTTGGAGAAAGTACACTTTGAAAAATACAACAGGCGTTTTGGGAATGATGGGCTGCATGAGCCACTGGAGtggacagaggaggaggagaagattGCTGTTTTCAAAGAGCAGTACATCTATCCTACCATTATCAACACAGAAAGGGAGGAGAAATCCATGGCAAACTGGCTAAAAACCCTCCCCATTCATGACTTCAACTCGTCTGCTGTTGAGATGCAAACTAACAACAAAAATTCAAAGGTAATGACTGAAGCCATTATTTTACAAATGGAAGCTGTCAAGTTGAAACATCTCTTCCCTTTGttccatttttgttttccatgaaaTGCCGTGGAAATGACAGTCATCTGGAGTATGAAATGTGTATaatcttttctgtctttgtgcACTTGATGATAGTGGAATGAACTGTACAAAGCATTGTTTTTGCAGGGTTTTAAAGGGAGGAgttgaggagggaggaaggaaagcttTAAGCACAAGCAGTTTGCATAATCATAAACTGGCAACAGAAATTATGGACACATTGCCAGTCTTTGCTGTTGTGAAACTGTTTGGGAGTCTAGGTTTCAGGCTGacaattttgctttaaataccTGCTGGCTTTTTGTATTCTCTGATTTTGGGCTAATTCTCTTTTTGTTACCAGATAAGGTTTGGGATCAGGGAGATTTAAGACCAGctcttttaaattaatctgCCAGGAGCCAAAATAGGCCATCAGAACAACTTCTGGGTAACTGGGATATTGTGAAATTTGATTTGTGCCAACAGGAACTCCTGTAAGCAGTGAGGTGCAATAGAAACAAAGgagtaaaatacatttttgccaaaaaggaaatttcagagGCTGGCAAGTCCTTGAAGGATGAATGATGGGCAGGGCTAAAACT
The nucleotide sequence above comes from Vidua macroura isolate BioBank_ID:100142 chromosome 18, ASM2450914v1, whole genome shotgun sequence. Encoded proteins:
- the PUS1 gene encoding pseudouridylate synthase 1 homolog isoform X1 — protein: MLRWGLRVVSCGSSAPGSAACAGPWRRRQRSVLTMAEDLIAAVASQTKRLNSSSEVVQRLEENGHQNKKLKSDADEEDAEDQNKKLPKRKIVLLMAYSGKGYHGMQRNVGSSQFKTIEDDLVSALVQSGCIPENHGEDMKKMSFQRCARTDKGVSAAGQIVSLKVWLIDDILEKINNHLPSHIRILGLKRVTGGFNSKNKCDARTYSYMLPTFAFAHKDHDVQEELYRLDRETLERVNQLLACYKGTHNFHNFTSQKGPRDPSAKRYIMEMFCGEPFVRENVEFAVIQVKGQSFMMHQIRKMIGLVIAIVKGYAAESIMERSWGEEKVDVPKAPGLGLVLEKVHFEKYNRRFGNDGLHEPLEWTEEEEKIAVFKEQYIYPTIINTEREEKSMANWLKTLPIHDFNSSAVEMQTNNKNSKKSDDLEGSDGCGDDSD
- the PUS1 gene encoding pseudouridylate synthase 1 homolog isoform X2 is translated as MAEDLIAAVASQTKRLNSSSEVVQRLEENGHQNKKLKSDADEEDAEDQNKKLPKRKIVLLMAYSGKGYHGMQRNVGSSQFKTIEDDLVSALVQSGCIPENHGEDMKKMSFQRCARTDKGVSAAGQIVSLKVWLIDDILEKINNHLPSHIRILGLKRVTGGFNSKNKCDARTYSYMLPTFAFAHKDHDVQEELYRLDRETLERVNQLLACYKGTHNFHNFTSQKGPRDPSAKRYIMEMFCGEPFVRENVEFAVIQVKGQSFMMHQIRKMIGLVIAIVKGYAAESIMERSWGEEKVDVPKAPGLGLVLEKVHFEKYNRRFGNDGLHEPLEWTEEEEKIAVFKEQYIYPTIINTEREEKSMANWLKTLPIHDFNSSAVEMQTNNKNSKKSDDLEGSDGCGDDSD